TGGTGTCTGCTTTTTCTTCTGAGATTGGTGAGGTTCAGATTAATCTGGATGGAAAGTTTTCATTCCATTTATTGATGTCCTTGGCAGTGCCTACAATATGTTTGGGGTTtgttttagatgtttttttctttctttctttcttcttccttttcttttttctttttggctgaATCCCTGAAGAACTAGAACTTGTCCTAGCAAGGTAATAGCTAGATTTATGTTATCCCTATAAATCCTAGCAAGATTAGTGGAGACAGATGCAGCGAATGAATCCAAAATCGTCTAGTCAAGTATTGGTTAATAAACACTGAGCCACATAAATATGTATTAGATGCAAAGATAAGAAAATCCATATCACTGCATTTGATGATTCAACTCCAAGTTTTAGGTTGggatttcatttaaaaactcTCATGGGAAATATTTCAATATTCCAAAATTCCTTGATCTATAACCATTTCTCATTGCAACcatatcaaaatatgatttgaattaTTTAGGCCAGAAGAGAATGCAACTTTACAATCAAGGCTAGAGAGAATTTGTTGTTTATGCCCCATAAAATGTAGTCCATGAGAAATCTTCTAACCAAAGAACATATGGGAGGCGAAGTGAGATCTGCAATTTCCTGTCAGAGAAGACTAGAACTGGTTCAGTGTTGTAAGAACTTGGAGTGTTCAGTGAGAAAGAATGTGAAACACCTTCCCTTGGAGCAAcagcaatttatttttatttttatggagcAACAGCAAAAGATTAACATGAAGAATCATGAGGCTGGCAGCCATTGGCAGCATTAAATTCTCTGTTATTAAGGGAAGCAATGGATGgcattctttgttttttggagACTTGGAAATTTCACCCCTAACCATTGCACAATTCTTATATCTGTCAGCAGTACCATAAAGTAAAAACTGCAGAAAGATAATTATTCTTGTTGTATTTGATGTATGACTAGTTTGGCTTTTCTGTCAAGAGTTTGCTTGTCTTTGAATTAGTCAAAGGGATTGGTTGACCTTTATTTGCATagcaaaaggagaaagaaaaaggaggaaagCAAAATTATCTGTTGATTTATTTGAGCATCATGCTGCGCTTGGATTTTTCAGTAATTGGGTATGATGTactaatttatatatctttgtGTGCTCTctctgtttctctctctctcgtgCAGATTTGTCTTTGTAGGACTGCCAGACATTCGTAAAGATGTACAATGTCCAATATGTCTTGGTACTCCCCTGCCTTGAATTTTTTGCTTtcatacaaaaaatgaaattttcttttctgctTTTGAACTTatgtgatattttttattatttataaatagattCATAAAGTTGGATATCTCTGTTATCCAGTTCTGCCTTCCCGCCTTCGTTGTCATGAGTGATGCTTTCAAACCAGTTCCTGATTTCTGGAGTTTAGGAGAAAATAACTGAATGGGGTGGAATAATCTAATGAGACACCAAAAATTTCCATGTAGAACTAGGTGATGATATAAAAAATCAGTTGATGTTCTAATGGTTGTCTGGTACCTATCCTATATTTGTGGTTCAATTGAAGTCAAAGCTGATATTCTATTATTGATTATGGATCGCTGTAACACCTGTGGCTGATTTTCCTGCAAGTTGCTTGCCCACTTTTCTTTAACATCTATGATTGGTTatcaattttgtaaaaattgaaCATTGATCATGCCTTTTGCATGGACAGGGATCATTAAGAAAACACGTACTGTAATGGAATGCTTGCACCGGTTTTGCAGGGAATGCATTGACAAATCAATGAGACTGGGGTATCTAACAGAAACATTTACtctttatctttatttgatCTGATTAGACACTGGCACCACAATTTCCTTGCATTTTGTTCTAGTTAATCATCTACATAGCTGAAGGCTTGTATCATATGTTATACTAGATTTTATTACTTGATTGATAATTATCTTTTGTTGCAGGAATAATGAGTGTCCTGCTTGCCGCACACATTGTGCCAGTCGACGTTCCCTGAGAGATGATCCAAACTATGATGCCCTAATTGCAGCTTTATATCCAGATATTGATAAGTATGAAGAGGAGGTAGAATTTGATTGCTAACTAACCTCACCTTTTAATTTTGCACTATAGAATTTCACAAATTATGTATTAATTGCTAAAAGTTTCAGGAACTGGCTTTTCATGAAGAGGAGCAGACTCGCAATAAGCAGGTTAGATTCAGGATGCATGTTCTGCATGCTTGCTGATCTGTATACATTTATGTTTGTTGCTTCCTTGCTTGCTTGCAGATTTGCATCTCTGCTCATTTGCAGGTTAGAAGTATTGAATTTGGGTCAACTAGGCATCAGATACTTCTGACAATTTTTCTTCACAGATAACTTCCCATGTTCAGCCTGATAGAAACTGTGTTGACCATGTTTATTCATCCAAACCATAACATAATGGAGCTTTCAGGACTTTCCTCACAGACAATTGCACTTTTGTCTATATGCTGAGAAATTCCATTTCGGCATTGTAGACTACCATTTCTTGCTGTGGTCATGGAACACCAGTTCTAAATAATGACCTTACCGCATACATATTTGGTCAATGTCCGTATTCTGTATGATCATCTTACTGTATGATCAAGTGTGTTCATCTTTGTTTTTATAGGTATCAAGTGTGTTCATCTAGAAAGGATTCTAACTTGAAAAGTTTATTATCAATGTTGATTACATTTACTGAACATCAGTTGAATTCTAACTTAGTTAATCCAGTTCACCTCATAATTGGATGGTACTCAAGAGGGAATTCAGTCACCACAAAATGCTGAAACTTTCCATTTTGTTTTACATGCCACTTGAGATGTGTCTACTTCATTGCATCCGTGAATCTGGGATAACAGAAGTTCATCCTTTTAAGTTGTtccaattttttgtttgtttgttgttaTCCTTATCTTGGGTGTCATCATTTCATTTTGGACAATGATCCTGTGCCTCTGCattcaaatgaattttgaaaaaaaaaaaaacagaaattaaatCCCTTCTTCTTGTGGTATCCAAACAATCTAGTTTCTCTGGATAACATTAGCACATAGAAACAAACATTCTTTCTAGTTCCTGGTTTTTTGTTGAAAGCTTCCTTGGGCAGATTCAAGCATCAATTGCTCAAATTCTTCAAAGACAATCAGAAGCGCTAAATAGGAAACGCACACTGGGTAAAGATATAGCAGGTCCATTTATGACAAGATCACAGCGCAATTATCGGAATGCTTATTCAAGGAGGAGGAAAAACGGTCGAGGTTCTGATCTTCAAGGATCTGATGATAATGAGGATGAGAATGATAATGATGGAGGCAAAGGTTCATCTTCTGCTGAGGAGCGTTCTACAGAAGTCAAGCGGAGAAGGTACAAGAGACGGGCAGGAATTCGACTCATAcaaccttcttcttcttcagtaGCTAACTCAGATGGTGGAtgcattgaaaatgatttaGAAGTGAATAGAGAAAGCCGAGGCTTTTCTCCTGGACTAGTGTGGAATCCTGAAATGCTTGCTTGGGGCAGGGGTGGTGCTCGGAGTCATACACGACATGGCAGTAGCAGTGGTTGCAATCATAAGAGTGCCCGGAGTACCCGCCTGTCCAAGTTGGTTGATTATCTTCGGAGCTTAGGGGAAAATGATAATGAGGTATGATTGGAAGCATGCTGTCACATTATTTGTCATTCATGATTATGTCGCACTTAGGTGACAATGgggtaacttttttttttttttttttgaggtgGTGATGCAATAAAACTTTTCTTGAAAGTAAGCCTGTTCTTTGTTTGCAGTTAGATGTTCATCTCATGCTTATTTCTCTGGATAAAGAAAGTACACCAAGTTTGCAGCAGCCATATCTTTGCTGCAGGCCAACCTTGTCAGTGAGACACCTCTGTGAAGTAAGATTTCTTCACCACCACCTTACTCTTAGACTGGTATTTCAGAGTTGTAGATTTAGGATTTGGCTCCAGGAAACTCTCGTATCTTTGGATTCTGGAGTATGAGAAATATAATTCTTGAAGCTGGCTAGACATGTTTTGTTATTGTGCATTGCTGCTATAGTTATAGGATATCACAAGAAACACAGCGATTGATGTAGTGTTGGCTGCCTGGGCTAAATGTGTATGGGTTTGGACTCCTTCAGACAAAATTTTGAGTAATTttgtagatttattttttaaatgccttataatattagtttgaatttaatTGCAATATTACCTTGTATAAATGGGTTGCTGGTTGGTTCACGTTGTGAAGTTTTTGAACCTGGCCAAGCTTTAATCAGATGTGAATCGTCCCAGTCCTGAGCAGTTGCCAGCTCCCAATACACAACATTAACACTGCTGTACTTAGTTTCTGGCAAGACATTgcaagttttcttttttcccatGTTTGTGACATTGTCCAACTTTAATAGATTCTGAATGCATGCCTTGTGTATAGTATGTTGCTCTCCAGACACCTTTGCGCGCGGAAGAAGTTGAAATATTGGTGGTGAAAGGGTGTCACGATGACTATCAGCCCTTCCCAAACCCTTCAACCTCAGTAGATGATCTGAATCCCGACCCCATAGTGATTGATCCATCCAAAGATGAGCTGCAAATTTTGGAGGGGCAAGAAACTCTGGTGGGGCTTCAAGCCAATGGCACTTCCTGTAGAAACCAGTTGGTATGTGCGCTGTGCAAATCAAGTCATTTCATTATGTTGTAGCATTTTGTGTTGGCCTTGTGTATGTGGCAGTCACATGGATGGATAACGGTTAAAATGGATTAGCACTGTCTCGTGAGGCAGTTGCCATCCATTTTAAACCACCTGTGTGTATTGTGCTGCAGAGTTCTTTATCCAtatttgaaataacaaaaacttaCTTTGCGACTCTGTTTCAGGTCCTAGCATATCGGCAGAAGGGGGATAGTTAGCCATCATCCATAATGTTACTTGTCTCATTCATCGAAAATCCAACAAACCGGCAATCTTATAATATGGGGGAGGAAATTATAGAGGGGGCTCTGCATATGTTACAGATGTACATTATATACTTAAAACAGGGATGACATGAACATTCAAGCCTCTTTTTATGTTACTGATGCACATTGCACACTTGCCTTCTTATATTCAAGCTTATGAGCTTTATAGAATCAAATGCAACAGTTCTACTCTTGATTTATCTGAAAACAGTTCTATTTTTTCCCCATATTGGGAGAATATCTCCTATCCAGTATTTTGAGAACCCATCAAGAAAATACTACACATTCCAGCTTCTTGATGAGTCAAAAATTACAACATTGAATTACTGTGAATCAAAGTACATATGAAATGGCATTAAAAATGTAGGAGAAGTCAGAAAACTGTTAAGAGTTCAAGGGTTCTTGAACACTACACCGCGTGCAGCCAGCTGGGCAAGAATCACCTCATAATATTAGCTGCAGCACTGGTGGCAGTAGCCAAGgtcatttttctcctttcttttctttggagCACACGCAA
The window above is part of the Vitis riparia cultivar Riparia Gloire de Montpellier isolate 1030 chromosome 12, EGFV_Vit.rip_1.0, whole genome shotgun sequence genome. Proteins encoded here:
- the LOC117926559 gene encoding putative E3 ubiquitin-protein ligase RING1a, coding for MPAQKRSVSENLVSGGVDDEEEEERDEDSLHQHFHRKQPRHLEPDQVQPQDHHHQHPQLHQEEDSDENPSSSTEEKPEFVFVGLPDIRKDVQCPICLGIIKKTRTVMECLHRFCRECIDKSMRLGNNECPACRTHCASRRSLRDDPNYDALIAALYPDIDKYEEEELAFHEEEQTRNKQIQASIAQILQRQSEALNRKRTLGKDIAGPFMTRSQRNYRNAYSRRRKNGRGSDLQGSDDNEDENDNDGGKGSSSAEERSTEVKRRRYKRRAGIRLIQPSSSSVANSDGGCIENDLEVNRESRGFSPGLVWNPEMLAWGRGGARSHTRHGSSSGCNHKSARSTRLSKLVDYLRSLGENDNELDVHLMLISLDKESTPSLQQPYLCCRPTLSVRHLCEYVALQTPLRAEEVEILVVKGCHDDYQPFPNPSTSVDDLNPDPIVIDPSKDELQILEGQETLVGLQANGTSCRNQLVLAYRQKGDS